From the Planktothricoides raciborskii GIHE-MW2 genome, the window GCCATCCAAGAACAGCCAGACTTAGTTATCTGCGACGTAATGATGCCCGGAATGGATGGGTTGACCGTGTTGAAAAATTTAAGAGAAAACCCAGTCACCCAAACAGTTCCCTTTATCTTTCTCACCGCTAAAGTCACCAAATATGACATGAGGGAAGGCATGGATTTAGGTGCAGATGATTATCTCACCAAACCTTTTACTCGCGATGAGTTATTGGGATCCGTCAGTAGTAGACTGAAAAAATCTGCTGCCGCGCAACAACATTCTGAAGAAAAGTTAAATGAATTGCGGAATAATCTCACCCGAACATTACCCCATGAACTGCTGACGCCATTAAATGGAATTCTGGGTTTTACAAGTTTTCTGATTGACGAATATCAAGAAATGGAACCCACAGAAATTCGCCAAGTGCTGCAAGATGTTAAGTATTCTGGTGAACGACTATATCAGTTAATTCAAAATTTTTTACTGTATGCCCAACTAGAACTGGTGGGCAAAGACCCTGACAGATTAAAAGTATTTTTGCAGGGAGAAACCCTTTCCTCCCACCTAACAATTAATGCCGTCAGTTACGAGAAAGCAGTGTGGTTCAATCGAGTGGATGATTTACATTTAAAATTGGTAGATACTGAATTGTCTATCGATGAGCATTGGTTTAGTAAAATTGTCAGTGAACTGGTAGAAAATGCGTTTAAGTTTTCTGAAGCCGGACAACCCGTCAAGATTTCGAGTTTTCTAGAAGATGGACAATTTATCTTATCAGTGTGCGATCGCGGTCGGGGGATGACCCCAGAGCAAATTTCCGCCGTAGGAGCTTATGTTCAATTTGAACGAAAACTTTATGAGCAGCAAGGATCCGGCTTAGGACTAGCAATTAGCCAGCGACTGACTCAATTAAATCAAGGACAGTTGAAAATTGAGAGTATTCCTGGGGAAGAAACCACCGTCACAGTAAGCTTCCCTTTGAGGTCTTGAACGAGCATATGGACAAGAAACCAGGTTTATGACCCCAGGGACAAGAAACCTGGTTTCTATGAGATTTGTTGGTTGGTGGCAGAATTTTGCGTCAATTAACCGGTTTCTAACCTCTCCCGGTTTATGACCCCAAAGACAAGAAACCGGGTTTCTATGAGATTTGTTGGTTGGTGGCAGAATTTTGCGTCAATTAACCGGTTTCTAACCTCTCCCGGTTTCTCGCCTCTGAGTATTGAGATTACTTCACCGTTTCTAAGCCTCTGGTTTGGTTAGTTAAACGGCTGATAAATAACTGTAAAACAGTGCGCTTGCCAATCTTAATCTTAGCTTGTACCGCCATCCCCGAATGTAGACGAACTTGTAACCCATTATCGAGAATAAACTTATCACTATCCAGTTCAATCGTGGCGGGAAAGGCATAAAAATTCTGACCTTTTTGGGGATCTGGTTCCAACACATCTGAGCCAATGCTGGTTAAAATGCCATTGACTGTACCAAATTCTGTAGCGGGAAATGCTTCGACCATTACTTCAACAGGAACGCCTTTTTTCCCTTCCGTTTGATTTTTCCGTAAAGCATCTAAGACTAAAGCAATATCCTGGTTTTGAATCAGTACAGAGGCTTCTAATTTAGCATCACGAACTAATTTTAACAGGGGTTCAGTTTCTCTCACCACAAAACCCGGAGCATTCGGTTGTAAATCAAACACTTCACCGGCTACGGGAGCGCGTAATTCTTGATATTGCAATTCCAATTGCGCCCGGGCTAATTGACCGTCAATTTGGGAAATCCGTTTTTGATTTTCCAGGAGCGATTTGCTAAATTGCGAGTCAATATCAGAGATGCGTTTTTGATTGTCAGCGATTTTAGTTCTAATATCTTTTTGAGACACAAATTGGGTATTTTCCAACTGTTGTTCAGACCTTCCGATCGCCGCATCAAGTCGCTGCACCTCATTTTGCAGCCGAGTCAGTTCTGCTTCCCTAGTCACCACCTCTTCCCGACGCCTGTCCAGTTCCGCTTGTCTGGCCAAAATTTCATTTTGCCGGTTGAGTACCTCAGTTTCCAGGGCAGAAATTTCATTTTGCCGATTTAACAGTTCGGCTTCTAGGGCAGAAATTTCATTTTGCCGATTTAACAGTTCGGCTTCTAGGGCAGAAATTTCATTTTGACGGGAGAGCAGTTCCGCTTCCCGGTTGGAAACTTGGGCTTCCTGGTTTAAAACTTCTTGCTCCTGCCGTTGTTTTTGCAATTCCGACAAAGCTCCTTGATCGACTAAAGGCTCAATCCGGGAAAGAATATCCTCATTTAGCGCCAATGCTTGTTCGGCTGTTTCCAACTGGGCTTTGGCGGTAGGAATTTGGCGGCGAGCGGTTTCGACTCGCGCTTGGGCGGTGGGAATTTGACGACGAGCGATTTCGATTCGCGCTTGGGCGGTAGGAATTTGGCGACGAGCGGTTTCTAACCGAGATTGCACCGTAGGCAATTGTCGCTTTGCAGTTTCTAAACTCGCTTGGGCGGTAGTTTCTTGTTCCCTGGCAATGTTTAACTGATTTCTCACGCTGGGGATTTGTTGTTGCGTTTGACTCAGTTGAGCTTGGAGTTCTTGAACTTGGAACCCCGCCGCCGCCACACGAGTATCATATTCTGAACGGCTGGCTCTTAACAGTTGTTCTTGGTTGGCATCAAAAGCCCCACTCCCCCCTAAACTGGCAACGCCATTCGCCGATGCTTCCAAGAACTGATTTTCTGAGATCAAATCCGATCGCAGCTTCACCAGTGCTTGCAACTCGGCACTAGCGCCAGGCACCGGGTTGCCATTCATAGCCGCCTGGTAAAACTGATTTTCTCGCATCAGAGACTCTCGTAACTGCCGCAAGGACTCAACATCCGCTTCCGGGGCTGTCGGGTCAAAGGTAATCAACAAATCCCCTTGTTTGACTAAATCTCCACCTTTAACATGAATCTCGCGGACTACCCCCCCAGTCGGGGCTTTTACTTCCACACCGCCGCCTGCGGGTTCCAGTTTTCCGGCACTAGCAACTGACTGGTCGATTTCCGCCCAGGCAGCCCAAGCCACGCCAAAAACTGTCATGCCCATAATTGTCCAGACAAAAATACTCGACCAAAACGGGCGACGTTCTAAGATTACAGGTTGATCGAAAATTGGGGTAGATTTTATTGTGTCATTGGTCATAGGTCAATTTTTTGTTATTTGTTATTCGTTATTTGTTATTCGTTATTTGTTATTAGAGCGAACGAATAACCAATAACAAATAACCAGGGATTACATTTGTGATTCTTGCTGTTGATAGAGACAGTAGTAGAAGCCTTTGAGAGCCATTAATTCATCATGTTTGCCCTGTTCAACCACAGACCCCTGATCCATCATTAGGATAACATCTGCTTCTTTAACGGTTTGCAGGCGGTGGGTGATGAAAAAGACTGTCCGACCTTTGAAGGCTTTTCTTAAGTTGTCACAAACTTCTCTTTCGGAGCGATAATCCAGGGCACTGGTGGCTTC encodes:
- a CDS encoding response regulator, with product MTKILAIEDDNHVREIIWEILEAEDFHVIEAENGLIGLEMAIQEQPDLVICDVMMPGMDGLTVLKNLRENPVTQTVPFIFLTAKVTKYDMREGMDLGADDYLTKPFTRDELLGSVSSRLKKSAAAQQHSEEKLNELRNNLTRTLPHELLTPLNGILGFTSFLIDEYQEMEPTEIRQVLQDVKYSGERLYQLIQNFLLYAQLELVGKDPDRLKVFLQGETLSSHLTINAVSYEKAVWFNRVDDLHLKLVDTELSIDEHWFSKIVSELVENAFKFSEAGQPVKISSFLEDGQFILSVCDRGRGMTPEQISAVGAYVQFERKLYEQQGSGLGLAISQRLTQLNQGQLKIESIPGEETTVTVSFPLRS
- a CDS encoding HlyD family efflux transporter periplasmic adaptor subunit; this encodes MTNDTIKSTPIFDQPVILERRPFWSSIFVWTIMGMTVFGVAWAAWAEIDQSVASAGKLEPAGGGVEVKAPTGGVVREIHVKGGDLVKQGDLLITFDPTAPEADVESLRQLRESLMRENQFYQAAMNGNPVPGASAELQALVKLRSDLISENQFLEASANGVASLGGSGAFDANQEQLLRASRSEYDTRVAAAGFQVQELQAQLSQTQQQIPSVRNQLNIAREQETTAQASLETAKRQLPTVQSRLETARRQIPTAQARIEIARRQIPTAQARVETARRQIPTAKAQLETAEQALALNEDILSRIEPLVDQGALSELQKQRQEQEVLNQEAQVSNREAELLSRQNEISALEAELLNRQNEISALEAELLNRQNEISALETEVLNRQNEILARQAELDRRREEVVTREAELTRLQNEVQRLDAAIGRSEQQLENTQFVSQKDIRTKIADNQKRISDIDSQFSKSLLENQKRISQIDGQLARAQLELQYQELRAPVAGEVFDLQPNAPGFVVRETEPLLKLVRDAKLEASVLIQNQDIALVLDALRKNQTEGKKGVPVEVMVEAFPATEFGTVNGILTSIGSDVLEPDPQKGQNFYAFPATIELDSDKFILDNGLQVRLHSGMAVQAKIKIGKRTVLQLFISRLTNQTRGLETVK